In a genomic window of Quercus lobata isolate SW786 chromosome 4, ValleyOak3.0 Primary Assembly, whole genome shotgun sequence:
- the LOC115985205 gene encoding serine/threonine-protein phosphatase 7 long form homolog, protein MDLNHALITVLVDIWRPETHSFHLPHGEMTITLQDMEVIMGVPVDGLLVVGYTQKDNWGELCNDLLRHRPLNKEVGGNKNTVVMEGLRVKAKWLEKRFSNPFPTDTIKVLVQQHVQFYILGMFGGMVFMDKFGEQVSIMYLQFFNPISNGKNYSWGSAVLSWLYRHLCKALEKTTKQIGGALLLV, encoded by the coding sequence ATGGACCTTAACCATGCATTGATCACAGTGTTGGTGGATATATGGCGGCCGGAGACACACTCATTTCACTTGCCCCATGGTGAGATGACCATCACGCTACAAGATATGGAGGTTATAATGGGAGTACCTGTAGATGGCTTGTTGGTGGTGGGATATACCCAAAAGGACAATTGGGGCGAACTCTGCAACGACTTGCTAAGGCATAGGCCGCTGAACAAAGAAGTCGGTGGTAATAAGAACACTGTAGTGATGGAAGGGCTGAGGGTAAAAGCCAAATGGCTTGAGAAGCGGTTTAGCAACCCTTTCCCGACTGACACCATTAAGGTGCTTGTGCAGCAACATGTTCAGTTTTACATACTGGGGATGTTTGGTGGTATGGTGTTTATGGACAAGTTTGGTGAACAAGTCTCAATTATGTATCTGCAATTTTTCAATCCAATCAGCAACGGAAAGAATTATAGTTGGGGTAGTGCAGTACTAAGTTGGCTATATAGACACCTCTGTAAGGCATTAGAGAAGACAACCAAGCAAATTGGCGGTGCACTGCTATTGGTGTAG